The region GAGATGTTTGCAGCTGATGTTATTTTGATGCTGTAAGCCCCATTGCCTTGCAGCAGCTGTGTGCAGAGTCCAGTTTCCTATCTCTGAgataatattttgctttatctGCAGTGACATGCTTCTGCAGTTGTGATGCTCTGGCAGGTACTAGAGCGGGCCGCTTTGTTGTCTCACGTGCTGGGTGACTCCACTGTCATTTACAGTGTGCCCTCTTGGCTCCTCCGGGGGCTGGGCAAACAGTCAGCGGTTAACACTGATTTCCAGTGGTTTGTGGCATTCGAAATAAACTTTCTCTCTTATCAAGGCAACCATAAACATCACACAAAATCCAGAAAGATACTTTAGATGAAAGACTCCTAACCCCCAGAAGGGCTCAAGGACCACCTTAATCTACCATTAAATACCTATAGGATTTAATTGTCAGGATTTAATTTTATAGGCATAGATGAGAAACTGGTTTGCAACCACTTTAACAACAATCATTCTTGTGTTCCCAAGCAAGCCAGACAGCCCCGACTTACAGGCGATGGCACTTTTAAGGATTATTTTATAACGTATGGGCATAGAGGCATCTAAATGCAGCCGCTACGTTTGTTTGCGCAGAAAGGTAACGTAACGAAGCTGTGTTTGACTGTTTAAGCTGTGAGGTTTTGTCTCCCTAGAGAAGCGCTGCAGAAGAGGTGGAAGGAGAGGACGGAGGCAGCCCCAGGAGGgtgccaggagcagagggacaAGAGAGACATTACAAAAACGAGCACTTGTCCAACTCAGGAGCACAATCTAGGGAGACAAAGAGGGATGGGAGTGATGtggagagagaggaggaggaggaggacgaagaagaggaggaagatgatgatgaagaggaggaggatgaagaggatgaagaggaagatgagacCAGATTGGAAACAAAGGAGACTCACATCAGTGAGAACAGTCACAGTAATCAGATAAGTAAGAAACCAGGTACAGAATCAGGAGAAGGCACAGAAAAGCCAAGTGAAAAGAAGATATCAAAATTAAACATCCCCCAAAAGTTGGCGCTGGATACCAGCTTCATGAAGATAAGTGCCAGGCCTTCAGGAAACCAAACCAATTTAGAAGATAGTCTggagaaagtcagaaaaaacaacccagacaTGAAAGAGCTCAACCTGAACAACATAGAAAACATCCCCAAAGAAATGCTGATAGACTTTATCAATGCcatgaaaaagaataagaacATAAAAACATTCAGCTTGGCCAATGTGGGGGCCGACGACAACGTGGCTTTCGCACTGGCCAACATGCTGCGGGAGAACAGGAGCATCACCACGCTGAACATCGATTCCAACTTCATCTCTGGCAAAGGGATCGTTGCCATCATGAGGTGCCTGCAGTACAACGAGACGCTGACGGAGCTCCGCTTTCACAACCAGAGGAGCATGCTGGGCCACCAGGCAGAAATGGAGATCGCCAGGCTGCTGAAAGCCAACGCCACCCTCCTCAAAATGGGGTATCACTTTGAGCTGCCAGGGCCCAGGATGGTGGTGACCAACCTGCTCAGCAGAAACCTGGACAAGCAGAGGCAAAAGAGGCAAGaagagcaaaggcagcagcaaatgaaagagCAGAGAGAGTTGATAGCGATGCTGGAAAATGGACTTGGGTTGCCTCCAGGGATGTGGGAGATGCTGGGGGGACCCCTGCCCCAGCTGAGGATGCAAGAACCCCCGCAAGCCCCGAAACCATCTGACCCCATGGCTATGTCTCTGAACAAAAGGCAGGAGAGCACGAGGCAGCCAGCCCCCGAGCAGCCACGCAGGGAGAAGCCCGTTGAATTCAGAGTGGTCAAGCTGAAGAAGATTCAGCGCAAGCCTGCTGTGCCGGACTATGTGGAGCCCACCGAGAAAACCAACCTCAAAGATGTCATCAAAACGCTTAAACCAGTCCCCAGGAGAAGGCCACCTCCCCTGGTCGAAATAACCCCGAGAGATCAGCTACTAAATGACATTCGTCAGAGCAACGTCGCTTATCTTAAACCGGTAAGTGCttggtgatggtggtgatggaggGAGTTGCGATCACCCAGCGCgctccagagctgctgtttgaCACGTTGGCCATTCAGTGGGGTGTGCAAGCTTACCTGTGCACTGCGTGTCGTCATCCTTCTGCATCAGGCTGCCAGTCCTGGGTGCAGGGGGTTGTTTCCCTTTGGCAGCACAAAGGTATGGCTTGCACAgagaagcaacagcaagagcCAAGGCTGCAGCCTTGCACACCACTGTCCGCATCCATGAAGGTAAAAGAAAGGAGATTCACTCAGGAGGTAAATAGAACCACAGAAACTCACTGTTGGCATACTAGTGGTAGCCTATTAGTTATGACAGGCAAATGCTCTTGTAAGATATTTGTTTCAGGAGAGCATCCGgtattattttccttattaGTCCCTCCTTGGTCCCCCATAAACCCCATGTTTCTCCTTTGAGTAGCACCATCATTTGTCCCATTTAATGAAGGGTGAACAGAAACACTGGCAGCAATGTAATTTACCAGTGATCACGCTCCTTCGGTGCTGCCACAAACCAGGCCAAGGCTGAGGGAAGGGTCTGTGGTATAATTGTGGTCTGTGACTGCCTTCATTTGATTTGGTTTAAATGGAATCAAAACCTTTTGTATAAAGGAGGGATTTAATACCTATTTTTAAGGTTATTTTCATTCTCTAGAGCTACTTTCTATAACAGTGATAATGCACAAACACTTGCTACAACATATTTCCTCATGTTTGAGCCTTTTTGAGTTTTAACATCAGCACAagtaaaagatgtttttctctgctgcttgagCATGTAACATTTTTACAGTTGCCTAAAAACATTTCAGGTAAAATAGCTGATCCTCTAAAATACAGTTTGCTGACAAAAGGTACCAGTTGTAtctggaaaggatcttaaaccTGCCCTAGCCACACAGCTTGAGGACTTGCTCCCGCCTGCCTCACCTGGTAGGAAGGAGTGTGTTATTTTAGTGACCCTCTATTTAAATCAACTGCACAATTCTAATGCTAATAAGAAGAAGTTTGATCCATTAGCAGTGAAGATGCAGCAAGGTTGTAAGAAGAAAGTACCAcagggttttttgtgtttcaggtAAATCTTTGCCACTCAAAGCTCTCAGTAGTCACATGAGCAAATGTGAGCTCATGGCTTTGAGAATCCAAGCCCCTAACTGTGATACCTGCCCCTTGGTGATGCTCCTGCTTGAGTACCAAATTCATGGGCCACTTCTCCAAACGCTGGCCATCAGATTtaaccttttgcttttcttaaatgttgcatttccttcctttgtaCCGTTATTCAAGGAGTACTGAAAGCCAAGTGATGTATTTGTAGCTAGTGATGTTGATGCATGTTTGTGTTGCTAAGGCTAGAGGAAGAGGACAGAAAATCCTTTGCAATTAGAAGTGGTCAGTAGTACTTTGTAATTCATGTTCTGTTTAATATGAACATTTTAACACAGTGGGCCACATTCTGCTTTCATCTATACCTACACAGAAACAATTATCCCCTCAGTGATTCCAGAGAGAGTAGATTATCCTGAAATTTCGGCAGGGGCAGGTCCTGCAGTGACCTCTGATGCTGGTCCAGGTTTAATGTGACCATTCTGCTGCCAAGCCAAGTTATGGGGTTGTAGTTTTGCtggccagccctgcagccagggCCTCTCCTCACGGCATTTCTGGGCTTTCTAGGCCAATCTAGATTTTGCATTTCAGTCCCATGTCTAAGCCAACAAGACCTGCTCTTGTAAAGGTCACggtttcatcagggactgtagcaataggacaaggggtgatgggtttaaacttaaacagggcaagttcaggttagatataaggaagaagttctttactgtgaggatggtgaggcagtggaacaggtGGCCCAAAGAAGTgctaaatgctccatccctggcagtgttcaaggccaggctagacgagagccttgggcaacctggtctagtgtgaagtgtccctgcccatggcagggggttggaactggatgatcttaaggtcctttccgatccaaaccattctatgatttattggTGTGTGCCAAGATGGTGTGTGATGGGAGATTGATCCTTCATGGCCACGAGATCTGTTGCTATTCCTTCCCTCAGGAAGATGGAGGATGATGGTGCTGGTGCTCTGCTGGGCACAGCCCTCACTTTACATAGCAATGATTAAGAAACCCGTGTGCTGCCATGTACGAGGGAGCAATAGTGAGCTATGCCCCCCAAAATCCTTGGGGGAGGTTTTCATGAATGAGGGCTGTGGGGTTTGGAACGGAGTTATCAACTGATGCTGAATCCCAGATGGGCCAGAGAACAGCTGCTATCAGGGCACATGGAAATATAAAGCAATGGACACATGTTTGGggttggattttgtttgtttggtcaTTTGTGGGGGTTGTTTGCTTTCTGGTCCCCTGTTATTGTGCCACATGGCTTGGATTTGGGGCATTAGG is a window of Lathamus discolor isolate bLatDis1 chromosome 7, bLatDis1.hap1, whole genome shotgun sequence DNA encoding:
- the LMOD3 gene encoding leiomodin-3, whose translation is MSALRQNSDDEQVCTEDIDEDEILANLSPEELKELQCEMEVMSPDPEVPIGMIQRDQTEKPPTGSFDHRSLVDYLYWQKASRRMLEDERVPVTLLPSERSAAEEVEGEDGGSPRRVPGAEGQERHYKNEHLSNSGAQSRETKRDGSDVEREEEEEDEEEEEDDDEEEEDEEDEEEDETRLETKETHISENSHSNQISKKPGTESGEGTEKPSEKKISKLNIPQKLALDTSFMKISARPSGNQTNLEDSLEKVRKNNPDMKELNLNNIENIPKEMLIDFINAMKKNKNIKTFSLANVGADDNVAFALANMLRENRSITTLNIDSNFISGKGIVAIMRCLQYNETLTELRFHNQRSMLGHQAEMEIARLLKANATLLKMGYHFELPGPRMVVTNLLSRNLDKQRQKRQEEQRQQQMKEQRELIAMLENGLGLPPGMWEMLGGPLPQLRMQEPPQAPKPSDPMAMSLNKRQESTRQPAPEQPRREKPVEFRVVKLKKIQRKPAVPDYVEPTEKTNLKDVIKTLKPVPRRRPPPLVEITPRDQLLNDIRQSNVAYLKPVPLPKQLE